The genomic DNA TACCTGTGAACAACAACCCCCAAGCCGCAGCATTCACAAAGATAGAATCACTATTGTTAATATGGCTCATCCAATTCGGATGACTCAATTTATCTTTAATCAATAGATCCTGAGTCTTTTTATCCGGAATTCGCAACAAAGCTTCCGCCAAACACATTAATGCAACCCCCTCCTCATTTGAAAGAGAAAACTCATGCATTAATGCATCCACACCACTAGATTTTACACGTTCAGATCGCACTCTTTGGATCAATCGTCTTGCATTATCCGCGATTCTCTGACGTTCAGATGAAGATAGTTGAATTTGACTAAGTAAGTATTTTACTGCTTCATCTTCATCCCTTCGATAAGCTTCAGTAATAATTTGACGTAACTTTGGTTTTTTGTGTGTAAAACTTACCATTACAAGATCCCTCATATATTTTTATTTTTATTTTTATTCATTATTTAAAAGATTGCTGGCGAAACAGCGCTATCGCTTTTTCAAAATTCTTCTGGTTATTTTGACATGAATATCTTTGAGTCAACAAAGAAACTACAACTATCGCCATTGACGAAAAAATAAAGCCTGGAATAATCTCATAGATATCACTATTCAAACAGTTTTTCCAAGCAATTACAGTTACTGCACCCACCACTATGCCAGCTAGAGCACCAAATAGGTTAGTCTTTCTCCAATATAGTGAAAAAATAATTAATGGACCAAATGCACAACCAAATCCTGCCCATGCATATGAAACCAAATCCAACACCCCACTATTAGGATTTTGAGCTATAAAAATTGCTATCAATGCGACTGCAACAACCATTAACCTTCCAATCCACACTAGCTCAAGCTGTACTGCACTCTTACGAATGTATCCTTTATAAAGATCCTCAGCAATAGCACTAGAACATATTAGCAGCTGACAACTTAATGTACTCATAATAGCTGCCAATATGGCTGATAATAGAAATCCTGCTACCCATGGATTAAATAATTTTTTAGATAATTCAATAAACACCTGTTCTGTATCTTTTTGTACCACTCCTGCCAATTCTGGAAAATGATAAAAATAACCAATACCTATGTACGCAATAAGTACAGAACCAGCCAAGCAAGTAACCATCCAAAAGATCCCAATCCTACGAGCACTTTTCAGAGAATGAATGGACTTAGCAGCCATAAATCTAGCTAGAATATGTGGTTGACCAAAATAACCCAGTCCCCACGCAAGCAAACTCAAAATTGCAATCCAAGAACGGTCTCCAAATAAACTAGTGTAATCAATACTTCTTTCCACTCCTGCTGCATAAATAATTTCTTGTGTTCTTCCCCAACCGCTAAGTTCAATAATACCCATTACCGGTACCAGAATTAAGGCAAAGAACATCATACTGCCCTGGATCGTATCAGACCAACTGACCGCTAAAAACCCACCAATAAACGTATAAGAAATTGTTGCTAATGCAGCTATCCACAGAGAAGTATGGTAATCAAGTCCAAAAACATTTTGGAATAACCTTGCACCAGCTACCATACCTGAAGAGCAATAGATGGTGAAAAAAAATAAAATAATCAGAGCAGAAATAACTTTTAAGAATCTAGAACCAAATCGATGTTGAAAGAATTCTGGTAGTGTTAACGAGTTACCAAATACTTCAGTAAATCCTCTCAACCTACCCGAAATAAACAACCAATTCAAATATGCTCCTACAACTAAACCAATAGCAATCCATGCATCAACTAATCCAGACAAGTAAACAGTACCGGGTAGCCCCATCAACAACCAACCTGACATATCAGAAGCTCCAGCTGATAAAGCAGTCACAAAGCTACCTAATCTTCTGCCTCCAAGTATATAGTCTGAGATATTATTAGTATAGAAAAATGCTAAAATGCCGATAGATAACATCATAACAATATAGACAACAAAAGTAACAGTAGTTGGATCAAAACGCACCATTATTCCCCCTCTAAAGTTTAATTTACAAAATTAAAGTAGTATCATTATTATTGGACAGATTATTAACTTGATTAGATGCCTAAAATCAACATCTATATTTGTCATTACAAAGGCAAATTACCTAAATCCCCTCAATAAAGGTAATTTTCCGACCTTCACAATTAAGTTTTCCAAAAAATTAATACATAAAATCAATATAAAATTAAGTGAACTACCCGTAAACTACTCCCTCTAAACAGTAACCGAATAGAGACCTATGGAGAGCACTTCGTACGACTCATACTGAACATGACCAACGTCCTTTGCTATTCTACCATTGCTCAACAATCAGTCTGGTGATGGATGAATTCTTTACGTACCTTGTAGCACCTACGACACAACATAAAGCAAATGCTCTATATATGTGACACACACTATAACAAAAAATTGTCTGAAAATCAATTTTAGACCCTATATAGTATTGCAACTATTGACCATCCATCTGTATCTTAATATCACCCCAAAATAGAGAATAATGTAATTATTCATCGAATATATCAAACATTTATGATAATCCATCAAATGGATCTCATTAAAAAATAAGGTACTAAGATTGATTTATGGGGTAAGATTATACATTAATTTACGTAGTATTTAATTCTTATTTTCAGTAAACACAATAAAAAATTATATAGAACTGTCAACAGTAACGAGGTTGAAGAAAAATACAAAAAAGCTGCAATCAAAATTAATAATCATCACTTCAAATTTGATGATAAATTTCTCCAACATGATTATGAATAGAGCCATAAATTTAAGATTATCTATCGATAAATACTCAAAACAAACAACGGAAAATAATTATGCCAACAGAACAACTCACTCGAAATATTCATATCATCACCCAAGATCATCTAAACCAACGGGCATTTGCTGGTTGTGATATTTTAATTGCTTACCAAGGCAAAATTTTATATCATCAATCGCATGGTTGGGCTCAACTTTATAATGAAGAAGGTAGATTAGCCAACCCTCGACCATTAGACAAACTAAATAATTTGTTCGATATTGCTTCTATGACTAAGGTTATAGCAACCACTCAGGCCATGATGCTATTGCTCGATCAAAAATTATACCGGTTACAAGACTCAATTTATCGCTATCTACCAGAACTTAACAAAATAGGTCGAGATATTAATATTCGTCAATTACTCACCCACTCTTCTGGTCTTCCTGCTTGGAAACCTATCTATTACCATGCTAAAAAAAAATCTGATATCTTGCAATTTATTAATGAGTTACCTTTAATCTATCCTCGAGATACCAAATCAATATATAGTGATTTCTCCTTTATTTTACTAGGTTATATTATTGAAAACATTACCTATACTCCACTGCACGAATTTATCGAAAAATATATTTTCCAAGCTTTAGATATGCAGTTTACTTTATATCTTCCATTAAGATATTATTCTCCAAATCAAATAGTTGCTACTTCACATGGTAATCCTTATGAGATGAAAATAATTCGAGACAACCAATTGAATTTTTTGTGTACAAAAAAATTCAATGATTTTTTAGCTTGGCGTAAAAAAACTTTGATAGGTCAAGTCAATGATGGGAATGCTTTTTATGCCATGCAAGGAGTATCAGGCCATGCAGGTGTTTTTTCTACTGCTCGAGATCTATTTTTGTTAGGAGAATTAATTATTAATCAAGGAAGCTATCAAAATACAACTTTATATCAAGAAAATATTGCCCATCAATTCACTCAAGCGTATTTCCCACATCGCGCCTTGGGTTGGGAAGTTAATCGTCCCAGCTATATGGGAGACCTAAGCAGTCAACAAACCATTGGCCATACGGGATTCACTGGAGCACAAGTTATATATGATCTAAAACAACATCTACAAATCATTATTCTCACTAACCGTCAAAATATGGGTGTACAAAGAGATGGGACATACCGCTCAACACAACCTTACAGCAAGGCTATCGCTAATTGTGTAGCACAACTGATTCATTCCTAACCCACAGACATACCTGGCTTAGCACCACTGTCTACATCTAATAAAAATAGCTGATTATCTCCTGCTGCAGATAATATCATGCCTTCCGACATACCAAATTCTGCTATTTTACGTGGCTTAAAGTTCACCACTGCTATCACCATTCGACCTACTAGCTCATCCGGATCTTGATAACTAGTCGCAATACCTGAAAAGATTATTTTTTTTACACCACCACCTAAATCTAACTGGAATTTTAATAACTTATGACTTCCTTCGACTTTTTCACAGGCTAAAACTTTAGCAACTCTCATATCAACTTTAGCAAAATCACTAAAACTACATTCTGGCTTAAAATGATTATTATGATTCGTGATCTCTGCCAAATTGATATTATTTTGCATACTCTTTTTATTGCGTTCAATAAGATGAGCTACTTGCTTAGGCTCAACACGATAAACCATATGCTGATAAGCATTTATTCTTAAATGCTCTGATGGTTGATAAATATCACCCCAATCCAAAGAATCCAAATTCAAAAACTGCCTTACCTTTTGTGCTATTTGGGGCAAAATAGGCGCCAAATAAATAGTAAGTATCTTAAATGCATAAATTAACTCACTACATATTTGGTGTAATCGTACAGCTTGCTCTTTGATTTTCGCTAACTCCCACGGTTTGTTTTGATCTACATACGCATTCACTTGATCCGCTAATGCCATAATTTTTTTTACAACTATCGCATATTCCCTATTTTCATAGTGTTGTGCAATCATCTCACTTTCTTGTTGTAATGCCTGAACTAATTCAGATGAGCCAACTTCTAAAATACAACCATTAAATATTCTTTGGATAAATCCAGAAGCACGTGCAGCAATATTAATATATTTTCCCACCAAATCACTATTCACTCTCGCAATAAAATCTTGTAAGTTCAAATCAATATCTTCAATCCTACTATTTAGTTTAGTTGCAATATAATAACGCATCCATTCTGGATTTAAGCCTTCATCTAAATATGATCTCGCTGTAATAAAAGTACCTCGAGATTTAGACATTTTTTGTCCATCCACTGTTAAAAAACCATGTGCATAAACGGCAGTCGGTTGTCGATAAGTAGAGTATTTTAATACTGCAGGCCAAAATAAAGCATGAAAGTATAAAATATCCTTACCAATAAAATGGTACAACTCTGTTGTACTATCCACCTTGAAGTACTCATCAAAATCTATACTAATTCGTTCGCATAGATTCAAGAATGAAGCCATATAACCAATGGGAGCGTCTAGCCAAACATAAAAATATTTTCCTGGGGCATTGGGGATTTCAAAACCAAAATAAGGTGCATCACGTGTAATATCCCAATCTTGTAAGTCCCCATCTGACCATTCTTTTATTTTATTTAAAGCTTGTTTTTGCAAATGTGCTCTGATAGTACCATCAGCTAAGGTATCCTCTCCTTGAATCCAATCCTTTAAAAAGCCCTCACATTCACTCAACTTAAAGAAGAAATGTTCTGTCGCTTTTAAAATAGGCGCTACCCCAGATACAGTAGAATATGGATTAATCAATTCTCCCGAACTATATGTTCCACCACATACTTCACAATTATCTCCGTACTGATCCTGTGCATGACATTTGGGACACTCGCCTTTAACAAAGCGATCAGGTAAAAACATTTTTTTTTCTGGATCAAATAATTGCTTGATAGTTTTTTTTGTAATCTTGTTGTTTGCTTGTAAACAATTAAATATTTTATTAGAAAATTGTTTATTTTCTGGTGAATGCGTGGTGTAATAGTTATCATAGTGGATTAAAAAACCAGCAAAATCCTGTTGATGTTGTGCGTTCATTTCAGCAATCAATTCTTCTGGCTTCTTACCTTGCTTTTCCGCCGCTAACATCACAGGAGTACCATGTGTATCGTCAGCACACACGTAATAACACTCATGCCCCCGCATCTTTTGAAATCGTACCCATATATCTGTCTGAATATGTTCTATCATGTGTCCCAAATGGATATCTCCATTAGCATAAGGCAAAGCACTGGTCACCAATATTTTTCTCTTCATTCCTACTCTTCCAATTTCTAATTTATTTTCCCACAAACAATTTATTGAAAAATCTTAAATATCACTAAAGTTTTTTTTAAAATTTAAAAAGGATCCCTACAGTCCCTTCCCATCGTATATTATGCCACGTTAACTGTAGATTATTGAAAAATAAATAAAATATTTTTTCAAACTGTTCAACAATGAACTAGCTCTATGGCTAAAATAATCTTTTTCAAACACCAGCTAATGATCTACGTTGTTGATCTTTACATTAGAAACTTGTATGCAAACGTATTTTACAATGAATAGACGTACCAACCACTCTACATACCTGTGGACTTTTTAGTTTTTTGCACTACAATTTTTCGCTATACTTTTCGCTATACAAGATTAAATCTCTTATTTTATTAACACCCTAACTATTTTACAAAAACAACTTACGAATAAAGTAGCCTGATTATTACACACAACCATGCTCCAAATAACATATGGTCGGCTTATTATTTATTTGCCACTATTGGATTCAAGACATATGGAAAGCACCATTTTAACCGGCTGATTGTATCAGATTATTAAAAATTATAAAATTTAATTCGTTAGTAGAAATCCATTATAATTATTTGCCTAATTTATATAAATAGTTTACATTCAAGAAAATTTCAATTGAATTTGAGTATTAACATGAATTCTAATAGTAAAAAACTGAGTTTTGAATTTTTCCCTACTAAAACAAATGAAGGAAGACAAAAATTAGGTATCACAAGACAACAACTCAAGCAGTTTAAACCTGATTTCTTTTCGTGTACTTATGGCGCGGGGGGGAGCACACGAGCAGGTACTTTGCAAATTATTCAAGATATATTAATAGAACAAAATACACCCGCCACCCCCCATCTAGCCTGTATTGGTTCTAGTGCGCAGGAAGTTAAAGAATTAGTCGATCTGTATAAAAAAATGGGAATTCAACAAATTCTATGTTTGCGTGGAGATATTCCTTCAGGGATTGGTATAGTGGATGGCTTTACCTACGCAAGTGAACTTGTTTCTTTTATAAAAAACGAATATCAAGACACATTTAAGCTTATAGTAGCAGCCTATCCAGAAATTCACCCACAGGCAAGAAGTGCTGACGATGATATTCAAAATTTTATTCACAAGTGTAAAGTTGGTGCAGATTCTGCCATTACTCAATATTTTTATAATATCGATGCTTATTTTTATTTCTTAGATGAAATTCACGCTAAAGGTATCGATATCCCCATAGTGCCGGGTATTATGCCAATTGCTAGTTTTTCCAAACTGGCTCGTTTTTCCGATAGTTGTGGTGCAGAAATCCCACGATGGTTAAA from Neisseriaceae bacterium includes the following:
- the putP gene encoding sodium/proline symporter PutP; the protein is MVRFDPTTVTFVVYIVMMLSIGILAFFYTNNISDYILGGRRLGSFVTALSAGASDMSGWLLMGLPGTVYLSGLVDAWIAIGLVVGAYLNWLFISGRLRGFTEVFGNSLTLPEFFQHRFGSRFLKVISALIILFFFTIYCSSGMVAGARLFQNVFGLDYHTSLWIAALATISYTFIGGFLAVSWSDTIQGSMMFFALILVPVMGIIELSGWGRTQEIIYAAGVERSIDYTSLFGDRSWIAILSLLAWGLGYFGQPHILARFMAAKSIHSLKSARRIGIFWMVTCLAGSVLIAYIGIGYFYHFPELAGVVQKDTEQVFIELSKKLFNPWVAGFLLSAILAAIMSTLSCQLLICSSAIAEDLYKGYIRKSAVQLELVWIGRLMVVAVALIAIFIAQNPNSGVLDLVSYAWAGFGCAFGPLIIFSLYWRKTNLFGALAGIVVGAVTVIAWKNCLNSDIYEIIPGFIFSSMAIVVVSLLTQRYSCQNNQKNFEKAIALFRQQSFK
- a CDS encoding serine hydrolase, which gives rise to MPTEQLTRNIHIITQDHLNQRAFAGCDILIAYQGKILYHQSHGWAQLYNEEGRLANPRPLDKLNNLFDIASMTKVIATTQAMMLLLDQKLYRLQDSIYRYLPELNKIGRDINIRQLLTHSSGLPAWKPIYYHAKKKSDILQFINELPLIYPRDTKSIYSDFSFILLGYIIENITYTPLHEFIEKYIFQALDMQFTLYLPLRYYSPNQIVATSHGNPYEMKIIRDNQLNFLCTKKFNDFLAWRKKTLIGQVNDGNAFYAMQGVSGHAGVFSTARDLFLLGELIINQGSYQNTTLYQENIAHQFTQAYFPHRALGWEVNRPSYMGDLSSQQTIGHTGFTGAQVIYDLKQHLQIIILTNRQNMGVQRDGTYRSTQPYSKAIANCVAQLIHS
- the metG gene encoding methionine--tRNA ligase; translated protein: MKRKILVTSALPYANGDIHLGHMIEHIQTDIWVRFQKMRGHECYYVCADDTHGTPVMLAAEKQGKKPEELIAEMNAQHQQDFAGFLIHYDNYYTTHSPENKQFSNKIFNCLQANNKITKKTIKQLFDPEKKMFLPDRFVKGECPKCHAQDQYGDNCEVCGGTYSSGELINPYSTVSGVAPILKATEHFFFKLSECEGFLKDWIQGEDTLADGTIRAHLQKQALNKIKEWSDGDLQDWDITRDAPYFGFEIPNAPGKYFYVWLDAPIGYMASFLNLCERISIDFDEYFKVDSTTELYHFIGKDILYFHALFWPAVLKYSTYRQPTAVYAHGFLTVDGQKMSKSRGTFITARSYLDEGLNPEWMRYYIATKLNSRIEDIDLNLQDFIARVNSDLVGKYINIAARASGFIQRIFNGCILEVGSSELVQALQQESEMIAQHYENREYAIVVKKIMALADQVNAYVDQNKPWELAKIKEQAVRLHQICSELIYAFKILTIYLAPILPQIAQKVRQFLNLDSLDWGDIYQPSEHLRINAYQHMVYRVEPKQVAHLIERNKKSMQNNINLAEITNHNNHFKPECSFSDFAKVDMRVAKVLACEKVEGSHKLLKFQLDLGGGVKKIIFSGIATSYQDPDELVGRMVIAVVNFKPRKIAEFGMSEGMILSAAGDNQLFLLDVDSGAKPGMSVG
- the metF gene encoding methylenetetrahydrofolate reductase [NAD(P)H] — encoded protein: MNSNSKKLSFEFFPTKTNEGRQKLGITRQQLKQFKPDFFSCTYGAGGSTRAGTLQIIQDILIEQNTPATPHLACIGSSAQEVKELVDLYKKMGIQQILCLRGDIPSGIGIVDGFTYASELVSFIKNEYQDTFKLIVAAYPEIHPQARSADDDIQNFIHKCKVGADSAITQYFYNIDAYFYFLDEIHAKGIDIPIVPGIMPIASFSKLARFSDSCGAEIPRWLKLKLQSYADDTASIKALGLDFITNLCDRLLQQGAPGLHFYTLNQAGLVSTICERLGY